TTGGTGACGCACAAACCGTGGATCGCCAGCCGGCTCCTGACGATCGGATGGGTGTATCTGGCTGCCCAGATGGTGGTGGTGGTGGTCAGCGGTCTCCAGTGGGTGACTGCGCTCCCCTCCGGCAATAGCCGGCCGGCCAAGCTCGCCGAGTCGTCGTACCAGCTGCAGGCGTGGTGGGTCCGTTTCATCGTGGCCGCCATGGAACGGGTGCTTGGGTTGCGCTTCGAGAGCACCGACAACGAGGTAGTTGCCCCAGGGCCGGTGATCGTGTTGTTTCGCCATATCAGCATCGTCGACAACCTGCTCCCCTATGTCTTTGTGTCCGATCGGGCCGGGATCCGGTTGCGCTGGGTCTTGAAGAAGGAACTGCTGTCCGATCCCGCGCTGGACATCGGCGGCAACCGGATGCCCAATTACTTCGTCGATAGGCATTCGGACTCGTCCGAGCAAGAGACGGCCAATATCGCCGCCCTCGGTGCCGACCTTGGACCCACCGAGGGCATTCTGCTGTTTCCCGAGGGAACCCGATTCAGCCCGGACACGTACGAAGCGCGGATGCTTCGTCTTTCCGAATCCTCGCCGGAGCTGTACAAGATCATGGAGGGCCACGATCAGGTACTCCCCCCACGAACCGGTGGTGTTCTCGCCTTGTTGGACTCGGGTATGGACGTCGTCTTCGGAATCCATACCGGCCTCGAAAGCCTGCGGGGTCTCAAGGAGATCTGGCGGGAGACTCCGGTCGGTCGCCGGATTCAGGTCACGTTCCGTCGGGTGGCCGCCGCCGATATCCCGGTCGCAGCTTCGGACCGTATCCGGTGGCTGCACGAGGAATGTGCCCGCGTCGATGACACCATC
This Acidimicrobiia bacterium DNA region includes the following protein-coding sequences:
- a CDS encoding 1-acyl-sn-glycerol-3-phosphate acyltransferase, with the protein product MRSGALQRRLVTIPRTAALFLGLTILFPGLLVLTGGVDLVRGLVTHKPWIASRLLTIGWVYLAAQMVVVVVSGLQWVTALPSGNSRPAKLAESSYQLQAWWVRFIVAAMERVLGLRFESTDNEVVAPGPVIVLFRHISIVDNLLPYVFVSDRAGIRLRWVLKKELLSDPALDIGGNRMPNYFVDRHSDSSEQETANIAALGADLGPTEGILLFPEGTRFSPDTYEARMLRLSESSPELYKIMEGHDQVLPPRTGGVLALLDSGMDVVFGIHTGLESLRGLKEIWRETPVGRRIQVTFRRVAAADIPVAASDRIRWLHEECARVDDTI